A portion of the Sphingobacterium spiritivorum genome contains these proteins:
- a CDS encoding DUF2157 domain-containing protein: protein MEKIDVSKQEKETLDSAITHWQKHGYVNDQVAEELRNSMEVKNFEWGMLAKYAFWIALASLVFSVLSLFVDDTFLDFVKRFYEAPNIVFFIFFAALAALFYFLGFRNKEKFPEKTFSNETLMLAGAFSTATSIGFLGQVLDRNEMHFSLLFLLSVAIYGILAVKLDSKLIWTFTLISLGVWFATETAYHSDWGFRFWGMNYPLRFTIFGVLVTGFAIFVQPRFKPLVEFQSTSYVVGLLYTMIALWCLSIFGNYSDFEAWTRVRQFHIFYWGLLSTLVSAGLVVYGLKSKDNVTREIGFVFFILNLYTRFVEYLWDNINRTIFFLILAVSFWFVGRWAERIWKKRENGK, encoded by the coding sequence TTGGAAAAAATTGACGTAAGTAAGCAGGAAAAGGAGACGTTGGATTCTGCCATTACCCATTGGCAGAAGCATGGATACGTGAATGATCAGGTAGCGGAAGAGCTTAGGAATTCAATGGAGGTTAAGAATTTTGAGTGGGGAATGCTGGCCAAATATGCTTTCTGGATCGCATTGGCTTCTTTGGTTTTTTCAGTCCTTTCTTTATTTGTCGATGATACCTTTCTTGATTTTGTAAAAAGGTTTTACGAAGCACCTAATATTGTATTTTTTATATTCTTTGCCGCACTAGCAGCCTTATTTTATTTTCTCGGATTCCGAAATAAGGAAAAGTTTCCTGAAAAAACATTTTCCAATGAGACATTAATGCTGGCGGGAGCCTTTTCAACGGCTACCAGTATAGGATTTCTGGGACAGGTACTGGATAGAAACGAAATGCATTTCTCTTTGCTTTTTTTATTATCGGTAGCTATATATGGTATTCTGGCCGTAAAGCTGGATTCCAAACTGATCTGGACATTTACACTGATCAGTCTGGGTGTATGGTTTGCTACAGAAACAGCCTATCATAGCGACTGGGGATTTAGGTTCTGGGGGATGAATTATCCATTACGCTTCACTATTTTTGGAGTGCTGGTAACGGGATTTGCAATTTTTGTTCAACCTCGTTTCAAGCCACTGGTCGAATTTCAATCGACCTCCTATGTAGTCGGACTTCTTTATACTATGATTGCGCTGTGGTGTCTCTCCATATTTGGAAACTACAGTGACTTTGAAGCCTGGACACGTGTGAGGCAGTTTCATATTTTTTATTGGGGACTATTATCTACATTAGTGTCAGCGGGTCTGGTGGTTTACGGACTGAAGTCCAAAGATAATGTGACCAGAGAGATTGGTTTTGTATTCTTTATCCTCAATCTGTATACCCGGTTTGTGGAATATTTGTGGGATAATATTAATCGTACTATTTTCTTTTTAATTTTGGCTGTTTCCTTTTGGTTTGTTGGTCGATGGGCCGAACGTATCTGGAAAAAACGAGAGAATGGAAAATAG
- the uvrA gene encoding excinuclease ABC subunit UvrA, with protein sequence MTKKTTPDLGEQHEVEVFGARVHNLKNIDVTFPRNELVVITGLSGSGKSSLAFDTIYAEGQRRYMETFSAYSRQFLGGMERPDVDKISGLSPVISIEQKTTSKNPRSTVGTITEVYDFLRLLYARAGEAFSYVTGKRMERMSEDQIVDRILEEFNGEAVNILAPIVKGRKGHYRELFEQIRKQGYTKVRVDGEITDLTPKMQVDRYKIHDIETVIDRLTVKPEDRKRLYTSVMQAMKAAKGIIKITNKENKEQFFSRYLMDAESGISYDEPQPNTFSFNSPYGACPKCDGLGYIFEIDKQAVIPDRKLSIQKGAIVPLGPARESWNFQVLKAVAKKLEFSLTTPVEKLTEEQIDTLLFGAEEPIPITVEYSSYSVREHKVTFQGIFAMLEEQMGRQQDDITSLEDFRTKVTCPVCHGSRLKKESLHFKIDKKNISELAAMDITSLMEWFTDLESRLDERQQVIATEILKEIRARLGFLLDVGLTYLTLDRTSKTLSGGEAQRIRLATQIGSQLVNVLYILDEPSIGLHQRDNERLIKSLKNLRDIGNSVLVVEHDKDMILNADHVIDMGPAAGLHGGQVVAEGSPKEILKADSLTAAYLNGRKEVAIPETRRAGNGQSLILKGATGNNLKNVTAEFPLGKLILVTGVSGSGKSSLITGTLYPILNKHFFRAKAVPLPYKSIEGLEHIDKIIEIDQSPIGRTPRSNPSTYTGVFSDIRTLFVQLPEAKIRGYKPGRFSFNVKGGRCETCQGAGMKIIEMNFLPDVQVPCETCHGKRYNRETLEVRYRGKSISDVLDMSVDEGVAFFENIPSIYRKIKTLQDVGLGYITLGQSSTTLSGGEAQRIKLATELSKKDTGKTFYILDEPTTGLHFEDVNVLLGVINRLVDRGNSVLIIEHNLDVVKTADWVIDMGPEGGRSGGQLLFAGTPEELIKNKKSDTARFLKLEMK encoded by the coding sequence ATGACAAAAAAAACAACTCCGGATTTGGGCGAGCAACACGAAGTAGAGGTCTTTGGGGCACGTGTTCATAATCTTAAAAATATTGATGTTACATTTCCAAGAAATGAACTTGTTGTCATCACAGGTCTAAGTGGAAGCGGAAAATCTTCGCTTGCATTTGACACGATTTATGCAGAGGGACAACGCCGTTATATGGAAACATTCAGTGCATACAGCCGCCAGTTTCTCGGAGGCATGGAACGTCCGGATGTAGATAAAATTTCTGGTTTAAGTCCCGTTATTTCCATTGAACAAAAGACGACCAGTAAAAATCCCCGCTCTACTGTGGGTACGATCACTGAAGTATACGATTTTTTGCGTCTTCTCTATGCCCGTGCAGGCGAAGCTTTCTCTTATGTGACCGGCAAACGTATGGAGCGTATGTCTGAAGATCAGATCGTAGACCGTATCCTGGAGGAGTTCAACGGAGAGGCGGTAAACATTCTCGCCCCGATTGTCAAAGGACGTAAAGGCCATTACCGTGAACTTTTTGAACAAATCCGCAAACAGGGATATACAAAAGTTCGTGTAGATGGAGAAATTACAGATCTGACGCCTAAAATGCAGGTGGATAGATATAAAATCCACGATATTGAGACTGTCATTGACAGGCTTACCGTAAAACCTGAAGACAGAAAAAGGCTCTACACCTCTGTCATGCAGGCGATGAAAGCGGCAAAAGGAATTATCAAGATTACAAACAAAGAGAATAAGGAACAGTTTTTCAGCCGTTATCTGATGGATGCCGAATCGGGTATCTCTTATGATGAGCCACAACCGAATACATTTTCGTTCAACTCTCCTTATGGCGCTTGTCCAAAGTGCGATGGACTGGGATATATTTTCGAAATAGATAAACAGGCTGTTATTCCGGATCGTAAACTGAGTATTCAGAAAGGCGCTATTGTGCCGTTAGGCCCCGCCCGCGAATCCTGGAATTTTCAGGTATTGAAAGCTGTCGCGAAAAAGCTTGAATTTTCGCTAACGACTCCTGTAGAAAAACTTACTGAAGAACAGATCGATACCCTGCTGTTTGGCGCAGAAGAACCTATTCCTATTACAGTAGAATATAGCAGTTACAGTGTACGTGAACACAAAGTCACCTTCCAGGGTATTTTTGCAATGCTGGAAGAACAGATGGGACGTCAGCAGGATGATATCACCTCACTGGAAGATTTCCGAACGAAAGTAACTTGCCCTGTATGTCACGGCTCCAGACTAAAAAAAGAGTCTCTACATTTCAAAATAGACAAAAAAAATATCAGTGAACTTGCGGCGATGGATATCACTTCACTTATGGAGTGGTTTACAGATCTGGAATCCAGACTGGATGAACGTCAACAGGTAATTGCAACGGAGATCCTCAAAGAGATCCGTGCCAGACTTGGATTTTTGCTGGATGTAGGACTCACCTATCTTACATTGGACCGCACATCGAAAACACTATCCGGAGGAGAAGCACAGCGAATCAGACTGGCTACGCAGATCGGCTCCCAATTGGTCAATGTCTTGTATATTCTGGATGAGCCCAGTATAGGACTACACCAGCGGGATAATGAAAGACTGATCAAATCTCTAAAAAATCTGCGGGATATCGGCAATTCAGTATTGGTGGTGGAGCACGATAAAGATATGATTCTAAATGCAGATCATGTCATTGATATGGGACCTGCAGCAGGTCTTCATGGCGGACAGGTGGTTGCTGAAGGTTCACCAAAAGAAATTCTGAAAGCAGATTCGCTCACTGCAGCTTATCTGAATGGCCGAAAAGAAGTGGCTATTCCTGAAACCCGCAGAGCAGGCAACGGTCAATCTCTAATCCTCAAAGGAGCAACAGGTAACAACCTGAAAAATGTAACGGCAGAGTTCCCGCTGGGAAAACTTATCCTCGTTACCGGTGTATCAGGTTCGGGCAAGTCCAGTTTAATCACAGGAACATTATACCCTATACTCAATAAGCATTTCTTCAGAGCAAAGGCTGTACCTCTTCCGTATAAGAGTATCGAGGGGCTGGAACATATTGACAAAATCATCGAAATCGATCAAAGTCCGATTGGCCGGACTCCACGTTCCAACCCATCTACCTACACAGGAGTATTCTCGGATATCAGAACATTGTTTGTGCAACTTCCGGAAGCCAAAATACGCGGGTATAAGCCTGGCAGATTCTCCTTTAATGTGAAAGGCGGAAGATGTGAAACCTGTCAGGGTGCAGGTATGAAGATCATCGAAATGAACTTCCTGCCGGATGTGCAGGTTCCTTGTGAAACATGCCACGGAAAACGCTACAACAGAGAAACTTTGGAAGTACGATATCGCGGAAAATCTATATCTGACGTACTGGACATGAGTGTGGATGAAGGTGTTGCATTTTTTGAAAATATTCCTTCAATCTACAGAAAAATTAAAACGTTGCAGGATGTAGGGTTAGGCTATATTACTTTGGGACAATCTTCAACTACACTTTCGGGTGGTGAAGCGCAGCGTATCAAACTGGCTACTGAACTTTCTAAAAAAGATACCGGAAAAACATTTTACATCTTAGATGAACCAACAACAGGACTTCACTTTGAAGATGTGAATGTATTGCTAGGGGTGATCAACCGTTTGGTAGACCGTGGCAATTCTGTATTGATTATAGAACACAATCTGGATGTAGTAAAAACTGCTGACTGGGTGATCGATATGGGACCTGAAGGCGGACGCAGTGGCGGACAGCTTTTGTTTGCCGGAACACCGGAAGAACTGATTAAGAATAAGAAAAGCGACACGGCACGATTCCTAAAACTGGAAATGAAATAA
- the mutL gene encoding DNA mismatch repair endonuclease MutL, with the protein MSDIIQLLPDAVANQIAAGEVVQRPASAVKELIENAIDAGADKIKLIVKDAGKSMIQVIDNGCGMSVTDARLCFERHATSKIRKAEDLFSIRTMGFRGEAMASIAAIAHIELKTRRVEDELGTVIEIEGSKITDQHPEALSPGTSISVKNLFFNIPARRNFLKSNSVEMRHIIDEFQRVALAHPEIFFSLHSDGNEVYHLPAETLKQRIVHLLGNNYNQRLVPVEEETSIITINGFIGKPEFAKKTRGEQFFFVNKRFIKDPYLNHAVLNAYEEILTADSYPLYVLFIDIDPAKIDINVHPTKTEIKYEDDKAIYAILRSAIKRSLGRYNIAPTLDFNQETGFSNMISQKPLDEIQAPTINFNPDFNPFEPGYKESASKSRSDNYTSGFEKKAGIPQNWDTLYQITENETTSSAQLPLLPSEKDDEEIDINMPEVSVQQIKQFFQLHNRFIVSQIHSGFMIIDQQAAHERILFEQFLAHLEQNQGISQQSLFPQTIDLNSADHALMEEILPEIQSLGFQLRPFGKTTYIVDGIPADLGSNVNELAIIERLLEDFKHNKSELKLNKRENLARSLAKSAAIKPGTLLDNQAMAELIDRLFACESPNISLYGKPIIITFTLSELLEKFGKN; encoded by the coding sequence ATGTCAGATATTATTCAATTGTTGCCAGATGCTGTTGCGAATCAAATTGCGGCAGGAGAAGTCGTGCAACGACCTGCTTCTGCGGTAAAGGAATTGATTGAAAATGCGATTGATGCCGGAGCAGACAAAATAAAACTTATCGTAAAAGATGCTGGTAAATCAATGATACAGGTCATTGATAATGGATGTGGTATGAGTGTGACGGATGCCAGATTATGTTTTGAAAGGCATGCTACCTCTAAAATACGTAAAGCGGAGGATCTTTTCTCCATCCGCACCATGGGATTCCGTGGTGAAGCCATGGCTTCCATCGCCGCAATCGCACACATAGAATTAAAGACCAGACGCGTAGAAGATGAGCTCGGAACAGTTATCGAAATCGAAGGTTCCAAAATAACAGATCAACATCCTGAAGCGCTGTCTCCGGGGACAAGTATATCTGTCAAGAATCTTTTTTTCAACATTCCTGCAAGGCGGAATTTCCTGAAGAGTAACTCGGTAGAGATGCGTCATATTATTGATGAATTCCAACGTGTGGCTTTAGCTCACCCTGAAATTTTCTTCAGCCTGCACAGTGATGGCAATGAGGTATACCATCTTCCCGCGGAAACATTGAAGCAACGCATTGTTCACTTACTGGGCAATAATTATAACCAGCGTCTTGTACCTGTAGAGGAAGAAACATCTATAATTACTATTAATGGTTTTATCGGTAAACCTGAGTTTGCCAAAAAGACCCGAGGAGAACAGTTCTTCTTTGTTAACAAAAGATTTATAAAGGATCCTTATCTCAATCATGCCGTTCTCAATGCATACGAAGAGATACTGACAGCAGATAGCTACCCACTATATGTGCTTTTTATTGATATAGACCCGGCGAAGATTGATATCAATGTTCATCCTACGAAAACGGAAATCAAATATGAAGATGACAAAGCGATTTATGCCATTCTAAGATCTGCCATAAAACGATCATTGGGACGTTATAACATTGCTCCTACGCTTGATTTTAATCAGGAGACAGGTTTTTCAAATATGATCAGCCAGAAACCTCTTGATGAAATTCAGGCACCTACGATTAATTTTAATCCGGACTTCAATCCTTTTGAACCAGGCTATAAGGAATCTGCTTCCAAATCGAGATCAGACAATTACACTTCCGGTTTTGAGAAAAAAGCAGGAATACCACAAAACTGGGATACTCTTTATCAGATCACAGAAAACGAGACCACCTCATCTGCTCAGCTTCCATTACTTCCTTCAGAAAAGGATGATGAGGAGATTGACATCAATATGCCGGAAGTCAGCGTACAGCAAATCAAGCAATTCTTTCAGTTACACAACAGGTTTATCGTATCACAGATTCATTCTGGCTTTATGATAATCGATCAGCAGGCTGCACATGAACGTATATTATTCGAACAGTTCCTGGCTCACCTGGAACAGAATCAGGGAATAAGCCAACAGAGCCTGTTTCCGCAAACAATAGATCTGAATAGTGCCGACCATGCATTAATGGAAGAAATATTACCGGAAATTCAAAGTCTGGGTTTTCAGTTACGCCCTTTTGGAAAAACAACGTATATTGTAGATGGAATTCCGGCCGATCTGGGGAGTAATGTCAACGAACTGGCTATTATTGAACGGCTATTGGAAGACTTTAAACATAACAAATCCGAATTAAAACTAAACAAACGGGAAAATCTGGCCCGTAGTCTTGCTAAAAGTGCAGCGATAAAACCGGGAACTCTTCTGGATAATCAAGCCATGGCAGAACTGATTGACAGATTGTTTGCCTGCGAATCACCGAATATTTCACTGTACGGCAAACCGATAATTATTACATTTACATTGTCTGAGCTTCTTGAAAAGTTTGGCAAAAATTAA
- a CDS encoding rhomboid family intramembrane serine protease produces MFPNLSPVVKNLLILNIIFFIGSSLVSQSYQYLAAFYPDSPYFKVWQIITYMFMHGGFTHIFFNMFSLLMFGPMIEQVLGSKRFLNFYLFTGLGALVLQYGIQAIELYQLVGTSFPVRQGIDMNALSFEQIAFIKEINYTPLVGASGAIYGILLAFAYLFPNIPLQLIFIPIPIKAKYFIGGLIVIEIYLSLSRPGDSVAHLAHVGGALFAFILLKMWGIRKGIY; encoded by the coding sequence ATGTTTCCAAATTTATCACCGGTTGTAAAGAATCTACTGATCCTCAATATCATCTTTTTTATTGGATCAAGCCTGGTCTCACAATCTTATCAGTATTTAGCAGCTTTCTATCCGGACTCACCATATTTTAAAGTCTGGCAGATCATAACCTATATGTTTATGCATGGAGGATTTACACATATTTTCTTTAATATGTTTTCCTTGCTGATGTTTGGGCCGATGATCGAACAGGTATTGGGATCAAAACGTTTTCTTAATTTTTACCTTTTCACCGGTTTAGGAGCTTTGGTATTACAATACGGTATACAGGCGATTGAACTTTATCAGTTAGTCGGCACGAGTTTTCCGGTAAGACAAGGTATAGATATGAATGCATTGTCTTTTGAGCAGATTGCCTTTATTAAAGAAATCAACTATACTCCTTTAGTGGGGGCCTCCGGAGCTATATATGGTATTCTGCTTGCTTTTGCCTATTTATTTCCAAACATTCCGCTACAATTGATATTTATACCTATACCGATCAAAGCGAAGTACTTTATCGGCGGGTTGATCGTTATAGAAATTTACCTGAGTCTTTCCCGTCCGGGAGATTCTGTTGCACATTTGGCACACGTAGGAGGGGCTCTGTTTGCATTTATACTGTTGAAAATGTGGGGTATTAGAAAAGGTATATATTAG
- a CDS encoding rhomboid family intramembrane serine protease, translated as MAQKEFKSFWRETFKSGSPVPIVIVGQVALFVIIHLFDLLAELKVIHYPLYDKTLQNLSLPVSFEHFLQQPWSIFSYSLVYTGLFRILFDSLWLYWMGNLFLNFLNSRQLWYIYLSSLFLGGAFYLALGQIPYLANSPQTLLNTASLPIAGVITATASLVPYTEMRLLFLGNIKLKIVAYVYLGLEVIFYALINKTAAAAYLCIILWSFMFIRSLQNGKDWSKIFAAKRKRISRLQVVHQKVEYAKYSHSTINDLPNQEEIDQILDKISLSGYESLTSREKEVLFKASKQD; from the coding sequence ATGGCACAAAAAGAGTTTAAATCCTTCTGGAGAGAAACTTTTAAATCAGGATCTCCGGTTCCCATTGTTATTGTGGGACAAGTAGCTCTTTTTGTGATTATTCACCTTTTTGATCTGCTTGCAGAATTAAAAGTTATCCATTATCCTCTTTACGATAAGACACTTCAGAATCTTAGTCTGCCGGTTAGTTTTGAACATTTTCTGCAACAACCCTGGTCTATTTTTTCCTATTCACTGGTTTACACAGGTTTATTTCGTATTCTGTTTGACAGCTTGTGGCTATACTGGATGGGTAATCTGTTTCTGAATTTCCTCAACAGCAGACAGCTTTGGTATATTTATCTGTCATCTTTGTTTTTAGGAGGGGCATTCTATTTAGCTTTGGGTCAGATTCCTTATCTGGCCAATAGCCCGCAGACATTACTCAATACAGCATCTCTTCCCATAGCAGGCGTCATTACAGCAACAGCATCTCTGGTGCCTTATACAGAAATGCGACTCTTATTTCTGGGGAACATCAAACTAAAAATTGTTGCTTATGTATACCTCGGGCTGGAGGTTATATTTTATGCACTAATTAATAAAACTGCTGCCGCAGCGTATCTGTGCATTATACTTTGGAGCTTTATGTTTATCCGCTCACTGCAGAACGGAAAGGACTGGAGTAAGATATTCGCAGCAAAAAGGAAACGGATCAGCAGACTACAGGTTGTGCATCAGAAGGTAGAATACGCTAAATATTCTCATTCCACGATCAATGACCTCCCCAATCAGGAAGAAATTGATCAGATCTTAGATAAAATTTCTTTGTCTGGCTATGAAAGTTTAACTTCACGGGAAAAGGAAGTATTATTCAAAGCGAGTAAGCAAGATTAG
- a CDS encoding endonuclease/exonuclease/phosphatase family protein — protein MSKTIFIANLLAVAALLLSYSASFINPKTFWPLAFFGLGYLPILLINIGFVGYWLMRKPKHALISFITIVIGWNLLTKHWNFSGDHTQEITAADSSIRVLSFNVHLFKTAKKGEEKDFKREVLGIIDSIKPDVICFQEYYSKIKGKHVYAKELRENFGYKYWYFEPASVNDYEAYGQAIFSKYPVIHSGTIVKNEYGINRIIYADIEKGKKSMRIYNVHLRSFALQNEDKDFIQNPSGESNKTATRRVGRKLKQAFASRSEQAEALKEHIETAKIPYMVMGDFNDTPMSYSVNLIGKGMQNAFQKKGSGWGVTHYEMLPIFQIDYIFTSNDFNILNYQIVKRKLSDHYPIWADVQLKD, from the coding sequence TTGAGCAAGACTATTTTTATAGCCAATTTACTGGCTGTAGCAGCTTTGCTTTTGAGTTATTCTGCCTCCTTTATTAACCCCAAGACCTTTTGGCCACTTGCTTTTTTCGGATTGGGTTATCTTCCCATTCTACTTATCAACATCGGCTTTGTAGGTTACTGGCTTATGCGTAAACCTAAGCATGCACTGATCTCATTTATAACTATTGTAATCGGCTGGAATCTTCTGACCAAACACTGGAATTTTAGCGGAGACCATACACAGGAGATCACTGCTGCAGATAGTAGCATACGTGTACTAAGTTTCAATGTCCATCTCTTTAAAACAGCAAAAAAAGGTGAAGAAAAAGACTTTAAACGAGAAGTATTAGGTATTATCGACAGTATCAAACCGGATGTTATTTGCTTTCAGGAATACTACAGTAAGATAAAAGGCAAACATGTTTACGCTAAGGAACTCCGTGAAAATTTTGGTTATAAATACTGGTATTTCGAACCCGCATCTGTCAATGATTACGAAGCATATGGACAAGCTATTTTTTCCAAATACCCTGTGATCCATTCCGGCACTATTGTTAAGAATGAATATGGCATCAATCGGATTATATATGCAGATATAGAAAAGGGCAAAAAAAGTATGCGGATTTATAATGTTCATCTTCGCTCCTTTGCCTTGCAGAACGAAGACAAGGATTTTATTCAAAATCCATCCGGAGAAAGCAACAAAACTGCTACCCGCAGGGTAGGCCGTAAATTAAAGCAGGCTTTTGCTTCGCGTAGTGAACAGGCTGAAGCGTTGAAAGAACATATAGAGACTGCTAAAATTCCCTATATGGTAATGGGTGATTTTAACGATACACCGATGTCATACAGTGTCAACCTGATTGGCAAAGGCATGCAGAATGCTTTCCAGAAGAAAGGTTCAGGCTGGGGTGTTACCCACTATGAAATGCTTCCTATATTTCAGATTGATTATATCTTTACAAGCAATGATTTCAACATCCTCAATTATCAGATTGTCAAAAGAAAACTTTCGGATCACTATCCCATATGGGCCGATGTACAACTGAAGGATTAA
- a CDS encoding S41 family peptidase, whose product MQKNTRRNIFVAATYGGVLMLGLILGQYYSNEQRTAAGGVLDPLGVDNSYKIQGMMDLISSSYVDSINMDAIQDDAISHILSRLDPYSAYLQAAEAQNLNETLEGTFEGIGLEYFNLNDTLLVVSIIPNGPADKAGFRVGDQLLQIDTKTIAGVSMPLSEVDKMIRGKRGSALQVLVKREGYMLGKPIKVIRDQVNVSSLDAAYLIQPTVAYVKIRRFGLKTAEEFKKALKELEKRGARSIIVDLRENGGGYLHAAIQLASEFFKDKKLIVYTKGYNELRKDYFSSADGVFPDGKVAVLINENSASASEIFAGAIQDLDRGTIVGRRSYGKGLVQERFELPDGSTINLSVARYFTPLGRDIQKKYTLNAFVSPTSPEPLWLMDTTYVHEQAFVTKGGNQVYNGGGIYPDVVLPIDSNALSLKYQEINSSSLTEQFVYERFTKKSPAYSIENFIQGYHLPDKEYADFMTFLKNKGIVLSKKQENDLHQLIQTDIESLVGRFYFGRDAYFKVRNRHDVFVERAVNVLAPVLN is encoded by the coding sequence ATGCAAAAAAATACAAGGCGGAATATTTTTGTGGCGGCGACTTATGGTGGTGTGCTGATGCTGGGTCTCATTTTAGGTCAATATTATTCGAATGAACAGCGAACTGCTGCCGGTGGAGTATTGGATCCGCTGGGGGTGGACAACTCGTACAAAATTCAGGGAATGATGGATCTGATATCGAGCAGCTATGTAGACAGCATCAATATGGACGCTATACAGGATGATGCTATTTCGCATATTTTGTCACGTCTGGATCCTTATTCAGCGTATCTGCAGGCTGCTGAAGCCCAGAATCTGAATGAAACACTGGAGGGTACATTTGAGGGAATAGGACTTGAATATTTTAATTTGAATGATACACTTCTCGTTGTAAGTATTATTCCGAATGGCCCTGCGGACAAGGCAGGCTTTAGGGTTGGGGATCAGCTCTTGCAGATTGATACAAAGACGATCGCCGGAGTCAGTATGCCGCTAAGTGAGGTGGACAAAATGATTCGCGGAAAACGGGGAAGTGCGCTTCAGGTGCTGGTGAAACGAGAAGGATACATGTTGGGTAAGCCTATAAAAGTAATCCGGGATCAGGTTAATGTAAGTTCGCTGGATGCGGCTTATCTGATTCAGCCTACAGTTGCCTATGTCAAGATCAGGAGATTCGGACTGAAGACTGCAGAGGAATTTAAAAAGGCTCTCAAAGAACTGGAAAAACGAGGGGCCAGAAGTATCATAGTAGATCTTCGTGAAAATGGCGGGGGATATCTGCATGCAGCTATACAGCTGGCAAGTGAGTTTTTTAAAGATAAAAAGCTTATTGTTTATACTAAAGGATATAATGAGCTCAGAAAAGATTACTTCTCTTCTGCCGATGGCGTATTTCCGGATGGTAAGGTTGCCGTACTGATTAATGAGAATTCAGCTTCCGCAAGTGAGATTTTTGCCGGAGCGATACAAGATCTGGACCGGGGTACCATCGTCGGAAGACGTTCGTATGGAAAGGGATTGGTACAGGAACGGTTTGAATTACCGGACGGATCTACAATCAATCTGAGTGTAGCCCGCTACTTTACTCCTTTGGGCAGAGATATCCAAAAAAAATATACACTTAATGCATTTGTAAGTCCGACGAGCCCTGAACCTTTATGGCTTATGGATACCACATATGTGCATGAGCAGGCTTTTGTCACCAAAGGAGGAAATCAGGTTTATAACGGCGGAGGGATCTATCCGGATGTAGTCTTACCTATCGATTCAAATGCACTGAGTCTGAAATATCAGGAAATCAACTCTTCCAGTCTGACAGAGCAGTTTGTGTATGAGCGGTTCACCAAAAAATCGCCGGCGTATTCTATTGAAAACTTTATTCAGGGCTATCACTTGCCGGATAAGGAATATGCAGATTTTATGACTTTTCTGAAAAATAAGGGAATTGTCTTGAGCAAAAAGCAGGAAAATGACCTGCATCAACTGATACAGACTGATATTGAATCTCTGGTGGGACGTTTTTATTTTGGAAGAGATGCTTATTTCAAAGTGCGCAACAGGCACGATGTATTTGTGGAAAGAGCAGTCAATGTCTTGGCTCCTGTATTAAATTAA